The Carnobacterium mobile DSM 4848 genome includes a window with the following:
- a CDS encoding manganese-dependent inorganic pyrophosphatase yields MKKVLIFGHQNPDTDAIASAISFAYLQNQLGVEAEAVALGEVGEETRYALDYFNFEAPRVIETAANEVEQVMLVDHNEFQQSVSDIKDVEITSVVDHHRIANFETANPLYYRAEPVGCTNTIILKLFKENSVEIPKELAGLMLSAIISDSLLFKSPTCTPEDVKAAKELADIAGVDSETYGLDMLKAGTDLSQKSVEELLTMDAKSFPMGDKSVRIAQVNVVDVNDVFSKQAELESAMTQANLENNYDLFVLVVTNILDSDSVVLAAGTPMEAVEEAFKVTLENNKATLKGVVSRKKQVVPQLTAALTK; encoded by the coding sequence ATGAAGAAAGTATTGATTTTTGGACACCAAAACCCCGATACAGATGCGATTGCATCGGCTATTTCGTTTGCTTACCTGCAAAATCAGTTGGGGGTAGAAGCTGAAGCAGTTGCCTTAGGCGAAGTAGGAGAAGAAACCCGTTATGCATTGGACTATTTTAACTTTGAAGCGCCGCGTGTTATAGAAACCGCAGCAAATGAAGTAGAACAAGTCATGTTGGTCGATCACAATGAGTTCCAACAAAGTGTTTCAGATATAAAAGACGTAGAAATAACGTCTGTTGTCGATCATCATCGTATAGCTAATTTCGAAACAGCTAATCCGCTGTATTACCGTGCAGAACCTGTGGGCTGTACAAATACGATCATTTTAAAATTATTTAAAGAAAATTCAGTTGAGATCCCTAAAGAATTAGCTGGTTTGATGTTATCTGCTATTATTTCAGACAGTTTGTTGTTTAAATCTCCAACATGCACTCCAGAAGATGTTAAAGCAGCAAAAGAATTAGCTGACATTGCGGGTGTAGATAGTGAAACGTATGGTTTAGACATGTTAAAAGCCGGTACGGATCTAAGTCAAAAATCAGTAGAAGAATTATTGACTATGGATGCTAAAAGTTTCCCAATGGGAGATAAAAGTGTTCGAATCGCTCAAGTAAACGTTGTAGACGTAAATGATGTGTTTTCTAAACAAGCTGAATTAGAATCAGCAATGACTCAAGCTAATTTAGAAAATAATTATGATTTATTTGTTTTAGTCGTTACGAATATTTTAGATAGTGATTCAGTTGTATTAGCGGCAGGAACACCAATGGAAGCTGTAGAAGAAGCTTTTAAAGTTACATTAGAAAATAACAAAGCTACTTTAAAAGGAGTAGTTTCACGAAAAAAACAAGTTGTGCCGCAATTAACAGCTGCATTAACTAAATAA
- the pflA gene encoding pyruvate formate-lyase-activating protein, translated as MGNSAVGYVHSTESFGSVDGPGIRFIAFMQGCRMRCQFCHNPDTWNMGGGTPYTADELLDEALSYREYWGERGGITISGGEPLLHIDFLIELFKKAKAQGVHTTLDTCGQPFTYDQPFFDRFQELMEYTDLLLFDIKHIDDEKHKELTMMSNKNILNMAQYLSEIEKPVWIRHVLVPEKSDFDEDLIRLDTFIHSLKNVVKVEILPYHKLGVYKYAALNIPYKLKDIEPPTTERIENAKRLLHVDQYKLYEMM; from the coding sequence ATGGGGAATTCAGCTGTTGGTTATGTTCATTCAACTGAAAGTTTCGGATCGGTTGATGGCCCAGGCATTCGTTTCATTGCTTTTATGCAGGGATGTCGTATGAGGTGCCAGTTCTGTCATAATCCTGATACATGGAATATGGGCGGGGGAACACCTTATACAGCAGATGAATTGCTGGATGAAGCGTTAAGTTATCGTGAATATTGGGGAGAAAGAGGGGGGATCACGATCAGTGGTGGTGAGCCTTTGCTGCATATAGACTTTTTAATTGAATTGTTTAAAAAAGCTAAAGCTCAAGGAGTGCATACAACCTTAGATACATGTGGCCAGCCATTCACATACGATCAACCTTTTTTCGACCGATTTCAAGAACTGATGGAGTATACGGATTTATTATTATTTGATATCAAACATATTGATGATGAAAAACACAAAGAGTTAACGATGATGTCGAATAAGAATATTTTAAATATGGCTCAATACCTATCTGAAATCGAGAAGCCAGTGTGGATTCGACATGTGCTGGTCCCTGAAAAGTCGGATTTCGACGAAGATCTCATTCGTCTAGATACGTTTATTCACTCTTTAAAAAATGTAGTGAAAGTAGAAATTTTACCTTACCATAAATTAGGTGTCTATAAGTATGCTGCTTTAAATATTCCTTACAAGTTAAAGGATATTGAACCTCCCACTACAGAACGTATTGAGAATGCTAAAAGGTTATTGCATGTAGACCAATACAAACTATATGAAATGATGTAA
- the pflB gene encoding formate C-acetyltransferase gives MEQWKGFKGKIWQEEIDVRDFIQQNYKPYDGNDEFLEGPTQATSDLWDQVMELNKAEREAGGVLDMDTKVVSTITSHSAGYLNKELEQIVGFQTEKPFKRGLQPFGGIRMSEQSAESYGFEIDPEVSHIFREYRKTHNQGVFDAYTPEMRAARRSGVITGLPDAYGRGRIIGDYRRVALYGLDHLIADKKKDLNNTGYGTMSDTVIRNREELNEQIRALTELKELGQIYGFDISQPAETAQEAFQWLYLGYLAAVKEQNGAAMSLGRTSTFLDIYIERDLLNGTLNEAEAQEIVDHFVMKLRLVKFSRTPDYNELFSGDPTWVTESIGGVGEDGRHMVTKNSFRFLHTLANLGPAPEPNLTVLWSTRLPENFKHFCAKVSIASSAIQYENDDIMRPEWGDDYGIACCVSAMRIGKQMQFFGARANLAKTLLYAINGGIDEKSKAQVGPKYQPIASEYLDYEEVMEKYEDMMEWIAGLYLNTLNVIHYMHDKYSYERLEMALHDSEIMRTMATGIAGFSVVIDSLSAIKYAKVKTLRDDDGLVVDYEIEGEYPKYGNNDNRADEIGIWLLKTFMTKVKKHPTYRDAKHTTSILTITSNVVYGKKTGNTPDGRRAGEPFAPGANPMHGRDTHGALASLNSVAKMPYSYSLDGISNTFSIIPKALGKEDDVQQANLASMLDGYAQKGGHHLNINVFNRETLVDAMDHPEDYPQLTIRVSGYAVNFIKLTREQQLDVINRTMHDNM, from the coding sequence ATGGAACAATGGAAAGGCTTTAAAGGGAAAATATGGCAAGAAGAAATCGATGTTCGTGATTTTATCCAACAGAATTATAAACCCTATGATGGAAACGATGAGTTTTTAGAAGGACCTACTCAAGCAACTTCTGATCTTTGGGATCAAGTTATGGAATTAAATAAAGCCGAGCGTGAAGCAGGCGGGGTATTGGATATGGATACAAAAGTCGTTTCTACCATTACATCTCATTCTGCAGGTTATTTAAATAAAGAATTAGAACAGATTGTAGGTTTTCAAACAGAAAAACCATTCAAGCGTGGGTTACAGCCTTTTGGAGGCATCCGCATGAGCGAACAATCTGCTGAATCTTATGGGTTTGAGATTGATCCAGAAGTTTCACATATTTTTCGCGAATACCGTAAAACTCATAACCAAGGTGTTTTTGATGCCTATACTCCAGAAATGCGAGCTGCTCGCCGCAGCGGTGTTATTACAGGGTTGCCCGATGCCTATGGCCGTGGACGAATTATTGGCGATTACCGCCGTGTCGCACTCTACGGGTTAGATCATTTGATTGCAGATAAGAAAAAAGATTTAAACAATACTGGTTATGGTACCATGAGTGATACGGTTATAAGAAACCGAGAAGAATTAAATGAACAAATCAGAGCGTTAACAGAATTAAAAGAATTAGGGCAGATATATGGGTTTGATATTTCTCAACCTGCTGAAACTGCACAAGAAGCTTTCCAATGGTTGTATTTGGGTTATTTAGCAGCAGTAAAAGAACAAAATGGAGCAGCGATGTCTTTAGGCCGTACGTCCACTTTCTTAGATATCTATATAGAACGTGATTTACTGAATGGAACACTGAATGAAGCAGAAGCTCAAGAAATAGTGGACCATTTTGTTATGAAACTTCGATTAGTCAAGTTCTCACGTACGCCTGACTATAATGAATTATTTTCTGGCGACCCTACATGGGTAACAGAATCGATTGGCGGTGTTGGCGAAGATGGTCGCCATATGGTCACAAAAAACAGCTTCCGTTTTCTTCACACGTTAGCTAATTTAGGTCCTGCACCAGAACCAAACTTAACGGTTCTTTGGTCAACTCGTTTACCGGAAAACTTTAAACACTTTTGTGCAAAAGTTTCAATTGCTTCAAGTGCGATTCAATATGAAAATGATGACATCATGCGTCCTGAATGGGGAGATGACTATGGGATAGCTTGTTGTGTTTCTGCTATGCGAATTGGTAAACAAATGCAATTCTTTGGAGCTAGAGCCAACTTAGCAAAAACTCTCTTATATGCTATCAATGGGGGCATTGATGAAAAATCTAAAGCTCAGGTAGGACCTAAGTATCAACCAATCGCTTCAGAATACCTCGATTACGAAGAAGTAATGGAAAAATATGAAGATATGATGGAATGGATTGCAGGATTATATTTAAATACGTTGAACGTTATTCACTATATGCATGATAAGTATTCTTATGAGCGCCTTGAAATGGCTTTGCATGACAGTGAAATCATGCGAACAATGGCTACAGGAATCGCTGGTTTCTCAGTCGTTATTGATTCTTTATCTGCTATTAAGTACGCTAAAGTAAAAACTCTTCGTGACGATGATGGCTTAGTAGTGGATTATGAAATTGAAGGGGAATACCCTAAATACGGCAATAATGATAACCGGGCAGATGAAATTGGTATCTGGTTACTGAAAACCTTTATGACAAAAGTCAAAAAACACCCAACTTACCGGGATGCAAAACACACGACTTCTATTTTAACGATTACCTCTAACGTTGTATACGGCAAAAAGACAGGAAATACACCTGATGGACGCCGTGCTGGTGAACCGTTTGCTCCTGGAGCAAATCCAATGCATGGGCGGGATACACATGGCGCTTTGGCAAGTTTAAATTCTGTAGCAAAAATGCCTTATAGTTATTCATTAGATGGAATCTCTAATACTTTTTCTATCATCCCGAAAGCTTTGGGGAAAGAAGATGACGTACAACAAGCTAATTTAGCAAGCATGTTAGATGGTTATGCTCAAAAAGGCGGACACCATTTAAATATAAACGTCTTTAATCGGGAAACTTTAGTAGATGCCATGGACCATCCAGAAGATTACCCACAACTTACAATTCGTGTATCTGGTTATGCGGTTAACTTTATTAAGCTTACAAGAGAACAACAATTGGATGTTATCAATCGGACAATGCACGACAATATGTAA
- the thpR gene encoding RNA 2',3'-cyclic phosphodiesterase: protein MEEKEVNNKDFSRRVFIGVELESIKEELVSLQNQLKPYVKKGNFVFHDNFHLTLQFIGEINEQDLCPLKEIITTTAQSVRPFEIKVDHLGQFTKKKKQVVWLGLKNNPLLFELYTTLQKAFQEKDYFELKKPAFLPHITIGRQMVLKDPLEELEGNLDRPNAKLQVTKIVLYESKQLNGRLRYVPIFQQVL, encoded by the coding sequence ATGGAAGAAAAAGAAGTAAATAATAAAGATTTTAGCAGACGCGTTTTTATTGGAGTAGAACTAGAAAGTATAAAAGAAGAGTTAGTCTCATTACAAAATCAATTAAAACCTTATGTTAAAAAAGGAAATTTTGTTTTTCATGACAATTTTCATCTAACGCTTCAATTTATTGGAGAAATAAATGAACAAGATTTATGCCCGTTAAAAGAAATTATCACAACAACTGCCCAAAGTGTAAGACCCTTTGAGATCAAAGTAGATCATCTAGGACAATTTACCAAGAAAAAGAAACAAGTGGTTTGGCTGGGGCTTAAAAACAATCCATTATTATTTGAATTATATACAACCTTACAAAAAGCTTTTCAGGAAAAAGATTATTTTGAATTAAAAAAACCAGCTTTTTTGCCTCATATCACTATTGGCCGACAAATGGTTTTGAAAGATCCTTTAGAAGAACTAGAAGGTAACTTAGATAGGCCAAATGCTAAACTACAAGTAACAAAAATTGTTTTATATGAGAGTAAGCAACTAAATGGGCGTCTTCGGTATGTACCGATTTTTCAGCAAGTGCTATAA
- a CDS encoding YcjF family protein produces the protein MKNLEKNFNIVEEVLNKTENEIKKMKPVNILLIGKTGVGKSTLINNVFRENLAKTGIGRPITKHLRKITKEGIPIALYDTRGLELNLEVQKEIQKEIFSTISEGKKHSTNEEIHLVYYCINANSSRIEPLELELIKTLSAEVPVLVVLTQSIGKPAKELKAFIENLNLTIYGVINVMAQEFPVSDEISIPSFGLKELIERSFEIIPEEQKKAFNNAQQVDIERKAKSARSWASTYIATSFGIGFVPIPFSDASILVPMQVTLLAHITAIFGISMDKATITSLVAAIGGTGGATYAGKYIASNLAKLIPGVGTIVGGLISGTTASILTTALAMSYIEVMTVIAKGEKEGKYPDLNNIEQLMREKFENRLKKGKIATDRKDPDSDLPVNENQQQKTKKRWSLWKKKK, from the coding sequence ATGAAAAATCTTGAAAAAAATTTTAATATTGTCGAAGAAGTTTTAAATAAAACAGAAAATGAAATAAAAAAGATGAAACCAGTTAATATTTTATTAATAGGGAAAACAGGCGTTGGTAAAAGCACTTTAATCAATAATGTTTTTCGAGAAAATTTAGCAAAAACTGGGATTGGTCGTCCGATCACTAAACATTTAAGAAAAATTACAAAAGAAGGAATTCCCATTGCTTTGTATGATACTCGAGGTTTAGAACTGAATCTTGAAGTACAAAAAGAAATCCAGAAAGAAATATTTTCTACTATTTCAGAAGGGAAAAAGCACTCAACTAATGAAGAAATTCATTTAGTTTATTATTGTATCAATGCTAATTCTTCACGAATCGAACCTCTAGAATTAGAGTTGATTAAAACCTTAAGTGCTGAAGTTCCTGTTCTAGTAGTTTTGACTCAATCAATTGGCAAACCGGCAAAGGAGCTTAAAGCCTTTATTGAAAATCTTAATTTAACTATTTATGGTGTTATCAATGTCATGGCTCAAGAATTTCCTGTTTCTGACGAAATTTCCATCCCTTCTTTTGGTTTAAAGGAATTGATTGAACGCAGTTTTGAAATTATTCCAGAGGAACAAAAAAAAGCTTTTAACAATGCCCAACAAGTAGATATTGAACGCAAAGCAAAATCTGCCCGTAGTTGGGCGTCTACCTATATCGCAACTTCATTCGGAATCGGCTTTGTTCCCATTCCGTTTTCCGATGCTTCTATTTTAGTGCCTATGCAAGTAACGCTATTGGCTCACATTACCGCTATTTTTGGCATCTCTATGGATAAAGCGACTATTACCAGTTTAGTAGCTGCGATTGGAGGAACCGGTGGAGCTACCTATGCTGGTAAGTATATTGCCTCTAACCTTGCTAAGCTGATACCAGGAGTCGGAACTATAGTGGGCGGATTGATTAGCGGAACAACTGCTTCTATCCTTACTACAGCATTGGCAATGAGCTATATCGAGGTTATGACGGTTATTGCAAAAGGCGAAAAAGAAGGGAAATACCCTGATTTAAATAATATTGAGCAGCTTATGCGTGAGAAATTTGAAAATCGTTTAAAAAAAGGGAAGATAGCAACTGATAGGAAAGATCCTGATTCAGATTTACCAGTAAATGAAAATCAGCAACAAAAAACTAAAAAGAGATGGTCCTTATGGAAGAAAAAGAAGTAA
- a CDS encoding group II intron maturase-specific domain-containing protein, whose translation MPYYEPHGKVGCRPAKSAQRRFKDKLQKLTSRKRPGTFLNIVKEINQVTVGWINYYGISYMKTFIAETQSWLNHRLRQLIWKRWKKVKTRYTMLKRYGIQHDDALKLAASRKGYWRTSKNHIIHTAITKDRLIKWGLKDLSQLYASAQTRYSSY comes from the coding sequence ATTCCATATTATGAACCACATGGGAAAGTTGGATGCCGACCTGCTAAGTCGGCACAACGAAGATTCAAAGACAAACTTCAAAAACTAACTAGTCGTAAACGACCAGGAACTTTCCTGAACATTGTAAAAGAGATTAATCAAGTTACCGTTGGTTGGATTAATTATTATGGTATCAGTTATATGAAAACCTTTATAGCAGAAACACAATCCTGGTTAAACCACAGGCTTCGGCAACTTATCTGGAAACGATGGAAGAAAGTTAAAACACGTTATACTATGTTAAAAAGATATGGTATCCAACATGATGACGCATTAAAATTAGCTGCTTCTCGAAAAGGGTACTGGAGAACATCCAAAAACCACATTATTCATACAGCTATAACAAAAGACAGACTCATAAAGTGGGGATTAAAAGATTTATCCCAACTGTATGCGTCTGCCCAAACAAGATACTCAAGTTATTGA
- a CDS encoding LysR family transcriptional regulator: MEQKKPEMFSSKTLDYFLQLAETMNYTKAAQILGITQPALTQQIKKIEKTIGTPLFYSVGKKLYLTEAGHTMLQTTHSIYAVLINAADKIQKNSNTNKGEIKIGLLSSIEDKVFIDFFSYYFKINPGIQLTLLMLSRDEIWNKLENNGIDLAIMYLPDQKIKNWKSYTAEKIFEEELLFIHHKEELNGQEAITLAQTTNHQWTVYPDTYYMNDLLREEFKNQMRDWPSISGFFTTPQQLYKFSKSTKSFTALPYSFVFNHQQKLEFPALSFDPPIFFQLSFIYRKDKELIPRIKKFLIDFKLYLEKTDYSTRLKS, from the coding sequence ATGGAACAGAAAAAGCCGGAAATGTTTTCTTCAAAGACATTAGACTATTTTCTTCAATTGGCAGAAACGATGAATTATACAAAAGCTGCTCAGATTTTAGGGATTACACAACCGGCATTGACTCAACAAATTAAAAAAATAGAAAAAACAATAGGCACTCCTTTATTTTATTCAGTTGGTAAAAAGCTGTATTTGACAGAAGCAGGACATACGATGCTGCAAACGACCCATTCTATTTACGCGGTTCTGATTAATGCAGCTGATAAGATACAAAAGAATTCAAATACCAATAAAGGAGAAATCAAAATAGGCTTATTATCTTCTATTGAAGATAAAGTGTTTATTGATTTTTTCAGTTACTATTTTAAAATAAATCCTGGTATACAACTAACTTTATTGATGCTGAGTCGCGATGAAATTTGGAATAAATTGGAAAACAATGGTATTGATTTAGCTATTATGTATTTGCCCGATCAAAAAATAAAAAATTGGAAATCCTATACTGCCGAGAAAATCTTTGAAGAAGAATTGTTATTTATCCATCATAAAGAAGAATTGAATGGCCAAGAAGCGATTACATTAGCACAAACAACGAATCACCAATGGACCGTCTATCCAGATACATACTATATGAATGATTTATTACGTGAAGAATTTAAAAACCAAATGAGGGATTGGCCATCTATTTCTGGCTTTTTTACCACTCCACAGCAATTATATAAGTTTAGTAAGTCGACAAAGAGTTTTACGGCATTGCCTTATTCCTTTGTTTTCAATCATCAGCAAAAGCTCGAGTTTCCGGCGCTTTCTTTTGATCCGCCTATCTTTTTCCAATTGTCTTTTATCTACCGTAAGGATAAAGAATTGATTCCGAGAATTAAAAAATTTCTAATTGATTTTAAATTGTATTTAGAAAAAACCGACTATTCTACTAGACTAAAATCCTGA
- the ltrA gene encoding group II intron reverse transcriptase/maturase, whose translation MKSLQNRRKHRGKDRKDGFLQRDKLEAKEYVRARSSDSMEMKEQDGITLIDKVIESGNLWQAYEKVRKNKGAPGIDGITVEELEDHMKKYYPTLVQKLKDGTYKPQPVRRVPIPKPDGSKRYLGIPSVLDRVVQQAILQVIDPMIDPYFSNNSFGFRKGKSAHQAIQKAEEYYEEGYRIVVDCDLKSYFDTIHHQKLRAYLEEFIQDKVVLKLIWKFLRSGILDKDIYIETDKGAPQGGPLSPLLANVYLNQLDRELERRGHKFIRYADDFVIYVKSQRAGERVMESVTEYIEKDLRLTVNQKKSKVTTPTKAKFLGFHIMNHMGKLDADLLSRHNEDSKTNFKN comes from the coding sequence GTGAAGTCACTACAAAATCGCAGAAAACATCGTGGTAAAGACCGAAAAGATGGCTTCTTACAAAGGGACAAGCTGGAAGCGAAAGAGTATGTAAGAGCGCGTAGTAGTGACAGCATGGAGATGAAAGAACAAGATGGTATCACGTTAATAGATAAAGTCATAGAGAGTGGTAATCTATGGCAAGCGTATGAAAAAGTACGAAAAAATAAAGGAGCTCCAGGAATAGATGGTATCACGGTCGAAGAGCTAGAGGACCATATGAAGAAATATTACCCAACGTTAGTACAGAAACTAAAGGACGGTACGTATAAACCTCAACCTGTTCGAAGAGTGCCCATACCAAAACCAGATGGTTCTAAACGTTATTTAGGTATTCCAAGTGTACTTGATAGAGTTGTTCAACAAGCTATTTTGCAAGTTATCGACCCAATGATTGACCCCTATTTTTCAAATAATAGTTTTGGTTTCCGTAAAGGTAAAAGTGCCCATCAAGCCATACAAAAAGCGGAAGAATATTATGAAGAAGGGTATAGAATAGTGGTCGATTGCGATTTGAAAAGTTATTTCGATACCATCCACCATCAAAAGCTTAGAGCCTATTTAGAAGAATTTATCCAAGATAAAGTTGTATTAAAGTTAATCTGGAAATTTCTTCGCTCTGGGATATTAGATAAAGATATCTATATCGAAACAGATAAGGGGGCACCGCAAGGTGGCCCACTGTCACCTTTACTCGCAAATGTATATCTAAACCAACTAGATCGAGAACTAGAAAGAAGAGGGCATAAATTTATTCGTTACGCGGATGATTTCGTTATCTATGTTAAAAGTCAGCGTGCTGGTGAAAGAGTCATGGAGAGTGTTACTGAGTATATAGAAAAAGATTTACGACTAACAGTAAATCAAAAGAAAAGCAAGGTGACCACTCCAACAAAAGCGAAGTTTTTAGGATTCCATATTATGAACCACATGGGAAAGTTGGATGCCGACCTGCTAAGTCGGCACAACGAAGATTCAAAGACAAACTTCAAAAACTAA